One region of Micromonospora ureilytica genomic DNA includes:
- a CDS encoding lytic polysaccharide monooxygenase: MRRRITVPLVAAGAVAATLTVAAPAQAHGYVSAPPSRQALCAQGRVPDCGQIKYEPQSVEGPKGLRSCNAGISQFAVLNDDSRGWPATSVGSSLTFTWVNTARHATSNWEYWIGNTRVGVVNGNGQQPGATVSHNVSLGGFTGRQKILAVWNISDTANAFYSCIDVQIGGGGSNPTPTPSPTPTPRPTPTPTPTNPPAQGGTWATGRAYQVGDQVTYGGATYRCRQAHTAIPGWEPPNVPALWLQV; the protein is encoded by the coding sequence ATGCGTCGAAGAATCACCGTCCCGCTGGTGGCGGCGGGCGCCGTCGCCGCCACCCTCACCGTCGCCGCCCCCGCGCAGGCGCACGGCTACGTCTCCGCCCCACCGAGCCGGCAGGCGCTCTGCGCGCAGGGCCGGGTGCCCGACTGCGGGCAGATCAAGTACGAGCCGCAGAGCGTCGAAGGGCCCAAGGGCCTGCGCAGCTGCAATGCCGGAATCTCCCAGTTCGCCGTCCTCAACGACGACAGCCGGGGCTGGCCGGCCACCTCGGTGGGCAGCTCGCTGACCTTCACCTGGGTCAACACCGCCCGACACGCGACCAGCAACTGGGAGTACTGGATCGGCAACACCCGGGTCGGCGTGGTCAACGGCAACGGCCAGCAGCCGGGCGCCACCGTGTCGCACAACGTCAGTCTGGGCGGCTTCACCGGCCGGCAGAAGATCCTCGCGGTGTGGAACATCTCCGACACGGCGAACGCCTTCTACTCCTGCATCGACGTGCAGATCGGCGGCGGCGGGTCGAACCCGACCCCCACCCCCTCACCCACCCCGACCCCACGGCCCACCCCGACCCCCACGCCGACCAATCCGCCCGCGCAGGGCGGCACCTGGGCGACGGGTCGGGCCTACCAGGTCGGGGACCAGGTCACCTACGGCGGAGCCACGTACCGCTGCCGGCAGGCACACACCGCGATCCCGGGCTGGGAGCCGCCGAACGTACCGGCGCTCTGGCTTCAGGTCTGA
- a CDS encoding DUF305 domain-containing protein, which produces MPRRTPLASLVAALLLTGACAGSPTSSPSALPQSAPASPAGSVAVGSAGVGSAGAGSAGVGSSVEADAMSGIDVVFLSTMVGHSERTLQIVRLARDRVRDEALRTLAAAIEATEADELAAMRGWLPTAGPAASAAVHHHAGHGDDAALDRLRTAPDADVDRVLREVLADHQRSAADLARSQVGVGRNERVRDLARRIEQSRAAEVELLRGTP; this is translated from the coding sequence ATGCCCCGCCGTACCCCTCTGGCGTCTCTCGTTGCCGCTCTGCTGCTCACCGGAGCCTGCGCCGGATCGCCCACGTCGAGCCCGTCGGCCCTGCCGCAGTCGGCCCCCGCGTCCCCGGCCGGCTCGGTGGCGGTCGGGTCCGCGGGCGTCGGGTCCGCGGGCGCCGGGTCCGCGGGCGTCGGGTCCTCGGTCGAGGCGGACGCGATGAGCGGGATCGACGTGGTGTTCCTGAGCACCATGGTCGGGCACAGTGAACGCACCCTGCAGATCGTCCGGCTGGCTCGGGACCGGGTGCGCGACGAGGCGCTGCGCACCCTGGCCGCCGCCATCGAGGCGACCGAGGCCGACGAGCTGGCGGCGATGCGCGGCTGGTTGCCCACCGCCGGGCCGGCGGCCAGCGCGGCCGTACACCACCACGCCGGGCACGGCGACGACGCCGCGCTCGACCGGCTGCGGACCGCGCCGGACGCGGACGTTGACCGGGTGTTGCGCGAGGTGCTCGCCGACCACCAGCGATCGGCGGCCGACCTGGCCCGATCCCAGGTCGGCGTCGGCCGCAACGAGCGGGTCCGCGACCTGGCCCGGCGCATCGAGCAGTCCCGGGCCGCCGAGGTCGAGCTGCTCAGGGGTACGCCCTGA
- the hemE gene encoding uroporphyrinogen decarboxylase, which yields MTTDTTGTVARDGDSRPGGPADSPFIRACRRRPVPHTPVWFMRQAGRSLPEYREIRASVPMLESCRRPELVTEITLQPVRRHGVDAAILFSDIVVPVAAAGIDLDIVPGTGPVVAEPIRTAADVERIRRITRDDVSYVDEAVRQLVVELGDTPLIGFAGAPFTLASYLVEGGPSRTHAKTKALMYGDPELWHALCARLAEVTLAFLRVQIEAGVSAVQLFDSWAGALSEADYRRFVLPHSTAVLSGLVGTGVPRIHFGVGTAELLGAMGEAGADVVGVDWRTPLDVATHRIGPDKAVQGNLDPSVLLAPWPVVEAEVRRILEQGRAAPGHVFNLGHGVLPEIDPEVLTRVVALVHELSSRRADQG from the coding sequence ATGACCACGGACACCACGGGCACTGTCGCCCGAGACGGAGATTCCCGCCCCGGCGGACCGGCCGACTCGCCCTTCATTCGGGCCTGCCGACGTCGGCCCGTCCCGCACACCCCGGTCTGGTTCATGCGCCAGGCCGGCCGCTCCCTTCCGGAGTACCGGGAGATCCGGGCGAGCGTGCCGATGCTGGAGTCCTGCCGCCGCCCGGAGCTGGTCACCGAGATCACCCTCCAGCCGGTGCGCCGGCACGGCGTGGACGCGGCAATTCTGTTCAGCGACATCGTGGTGCCCGTCGCCGCGGCCGGGATCGACCTGGACATCGTGCCGGGCACCGGCCCGGTGGTCGCCGAGCCGATCCGCACCGCCGCCGACGTGGAGCGGATCCGCCGGATCACCCGCGACGACGTCTCGTACGTCGACGAGGCCGTCCGGCAGTTGGTGGTCGAGCTGGGCGACACCCCGCTGATCGGCTTCGCCGGTGCGCCGTTCACGCTGGCCAGCTACCTGGTCGAGGGCGGGCCGTCGCGCACCCACGCGAAGACCAAGGCCCTGATGTACGGCGATCCTGAGCTGTGGCACGCGCTCTGCGCCCGGCTGGCCGAGGTGACCCTTGCCTTCCTGCGCGTGCAGATCGAGGCCGGCGTCTCCGCCGTGCAGCTGTTCGACTCGTGGGCCGGTGCGCTCTCCGAGGCCGACTACCGCCGCTTCGTGTTGCCGCACTCGACAGCCGTGCTGAGCGGGCTGGTGGGCACCGGGGTGCCCCGGATCCACTTCGGGGTGGGCACCGCCGAGCTGCTCGGCGCGATGGGCGAGGCCGGGGCCGACGTGGTCGGCGTCGACTGGCGTACGCCGCTGGACGTTGCCACTCACCGGATCGGCCCGGACAAGGCGGTGCAGGGCAACCTGGACCCGTCCGTGCTGCTCGCGCCGTGGCCGGTCGTGGAGGCCGAGGTGCGCCGCATCCTGGAGCAGGGTCGGGCCGCCCCCGGGCACGTGTTCAACCTCGGCCACGGGGTGCTGCCGGAAATCGACCCGGAGGTGCTGACCCGGGTGGTCGCGCTGGTGCACGAGCTTTCCAGCCGCCGGGCCGACCAGGGCTGA
- a CDS encoding DUF3000 domain-containing protein encodes MAPPIALPETFARAVAGLRSAAPRPEITLEEVGAPQRLAPYAFALAATVLRDDDEVATGRLILLHNPVGHEAWQGTLRLVTYVTAELEVDLAADPLLPGVGWTWLTDALDAQDAGHRAIGGTVTQTMSTRFGDLAGPPTIGDIEIRASWTPIDDDLTPHLLGWCALLASTAGLPPPGVTALADRRPAGAA; translated from the coding sequence ATGGCCCCCCCGATCGCGCTCCCGGAGACGTTCGCCCGCGCGGTCGCCGGGCTGCGGTCGGCCGCTCCCCGGCCGGAGATCACCCTGGAGGAGGTCGGTGCCCCCCAGCGGCTGGCCCCGTACGCGTTCGCGCTCGCCGCGACAGTGCTGCGCGACGACGACGAGGTGGCGACCGGCCGGCTGATCCTGCTGCACAACCCGGTCGGGCACGAGGCGTGGCAGGGCACGCTGCGGCTGGTCACCTATGTGACCGCCGAGTTGGAGGTCGACCTGGCCGCCGACCCGCTGCTGCCCGGGGTCGGCTGGACGTGGCTGACCGACGCGTTGGACGCCCAGGACGCCGGCCACCGGGCGATCGGCGGGACGGTGACGCAGACCATGTCGACCCGGTTCGGCGATCTCGCCGGGCCACCGACCATCGGTGACATCGAGATCCGCGCGTCCTGGACGCCGATCGACGACGACCTGACCCCACACCTGCTCGGCTGGTGCGCACTGCTCGCCTCCACCGCCGGCCTCCCCCCACCCGGCGTCACCGCCCTCGCCGACCGCCGCCCCGCCGGCGCAGCCTGA
- the hemQ gene encoding hydrogen peroxide-dependent heme synthase → MTEQTNAARLRELNDSIRYTMWSVFRASSPLPSLRDNVTSEVVSLFDELAGKDVVVRGVYDVSGLRADADVMIWWHSASPDALQDAYLRFRRTTLGRALTPVWSQMALHRPAEFNKSHIPAFLAGEEARPYICVYPFVRSYEWYLLPDAERREMLAEHGKMARGYPDVRANTVASFALGDYEWMLAFEADELHRIVDLMRDLRASGARRHVREEVPFYTGRRRSVAEIVNCLV, encoded by the coding sequence ATGACCGAGCAGACCAACGCGGCCCGGTTGCGGGAGCTGAACGACAGCATCCGCTACACCATGTGGTCGGTGTTCCGGGCCAGCTCCCCGCTGCCGTCGCTGCGGGACAACGTCACGAGCGAGGTTGTGTCCCTCTTCGACGAGCTGGCCGGCAAGGACGTCGTGGTCCGGGGCGTCTACGACGTCTCCGGGCTGCGCGCCGACGCGGACGTGATGATCTGGTGGCACTCCGCGTCCCCCGACGCGCTCCAGGACGCGTACCTGCGGTTCCGTCGCACCACGCTGGGCCGGGCGCTGACCCCGGTGTGGTCGCAGATGGCGCTGCACCGGCCGGCGGAGTTCAACAAGAGCCACATCCCGGCGTTCCTGGCCGGCGAGGAGGCCCGCCCCTACATCTGCGTGTACCCGTTCGTCCGCTCCTACGAGTGGTACCTGCTGCCCGACGCCGAGCGGCGCGAGATGCTGGCCGAGCACGGGAAGATGGCCCGGGGCTACCCGGACGTGCGGGCCAACACGGTCGCCTCGTTCGCGCTCGGCGACTACGAGTGGATGCTCGCCTTCGAGGCCGACGAACTGCACCGGATCGTCGACCTGATGCGGGACCTGCGCGCCTCCGGCGCCCGCCGGCACGTCCGCGAAGAGGTCCCGTTCTACACCGGCCGCCGCCGCTCGGTGGCCGAGATCGTCAACTGCCTGGTCTGA
- the hemG gene encoding protoporphyrinogen oxidase: MRQPWRVAVVGGGIAGLAAAVRLRDRAPAGTEITVYEQSGSLGGKLRTGELAGQPVEFGAESFLMRDPTGAESAAVALARRLGLAEKIVHPTVGQAALVIDGGLRPIPGGTLVGVPGDLDRVTTVARPAADADTDGGRPLVGPDADVSVGALVRSRFGDEVVERLVDPMLGGVYAGRADDLSLVTTMPALARAARVEHTLVGAVRAAQAAAPRAPGAPVFGTLAGGLSTLVEAAVTASGATVRRDAAVRELTATGTGWRLTVGPTRDPEMADVDAVVLAVPARPAARLLAGPAPVVAAGVGVLDYASVALVTMVLPQPRLPELSGFLVPSTEGLLIKAATFFTTKWGHLRRPDGLALVRASVGRYGEEAHLQRPDADLAATVHRELSAVLGTPLPAPVDGHVQRWGGALPQYAPGHADRLAAARTALRATHPTLVLAGAGYDGVGIPVCVRSGETAAEEIITALGGSAR; encoded by the coding sequence ATGCGGCAGCCCTGGCGGGTGGCGGTGGTCGGCGGCGGGATCGCCGGGCTGGCCGCCGCGGTCCGCTTGCGCGACCGCGCACCGGCCGGCACCGAGATCACTGTGTACGAGCAGTCCGGCTCGCTGGGCGGAAAGCTGCGCACCGGCGAGCTGGCCGGCCAGCCGGTGGAGTTCGGCGCGGAGTCGTTCCTGATGCGCGACCCGACCGGCGCCGAGAGCGCGGCGGTGGCGTTGGCCCGCCGGCTCGGACTGGCCGAGAAGATCGTGCACCCCACTGTGGGGCAGGCCGCGCTGGTTATCGACGGGGGGCTGCGCCCCATCCCGGGCGGCACCCTGGTGGGCGTACCCGGGGATCTGGATCGGGTGACCACTGTCGCCCGCCCGGCCGCGGACGCCGACACCGACGGCGGTCGGCCGCTGGTCGGGCCCGACGCGGACGTCTCGGTGGGTGCGCTGGTCCGGTCCCGCTTCGGGGACGAGGTGGTCGAACGACTGGTCGACCCGATGCTGGGCGGCGTGTACGCGGGCCGCGCCGACGATCTCTCCCTGGTCACGACGATGCCGGCGCTGGCCCGCGCGGCCCGGGTGGAGCACACCCTGGTCGGCGCGGTCCGGGCCGCGCAGGCCGCCGCGCCGCGTGCGCCCGGCGCCCCGGTCTTCGGCACCCTGGCCGGCGGGCTGAGCACCCTGGTCGAGGCGGCGGTGACGGCCAGCGGCGCAACGGTACGGCGGGACGCCGCGGTGCGCGAGTTGACAGCTACCGGCACCGGTTGGCGGCTCACCGTCGGCCCGACCCGGGACCCGGAGATGGCGGACGTGGACGCCGTGGTGCTGGCGGTGCCGGCGCGACCGGCGGCGCGGCTGCTCGCCGGCCCCGCGCCGGTGGTGGCGGCGGGTGTCGGCGTGCTGGACTACGCGAGCGTCGCGCTGGTCACCATGGTGTTGCCGCAGCCACGACTGCCCGAGCTGTCCGGCTTCCTGGTGCCGAGCACCGAGGGCCTGCTGATCAAGGCGGCGACCTTCTTCACCACCAAGTGGGGGCATCTGCGCCGGCCGGACGGGTTGGCGTTGGTGCGTGCCTCGGTGGGCCGGTACGGCGAGGAGGCGCACCTGCAGCGCCCCGACGCGGACCTGGCGGCCACCGTGCACCGAGAGCTGTCGGCGGTGCTCGGCACCCCGCTGCCCGCCCCGGTCGACGGGCACGTGCAACGGTGGGGCGGTGCGCTGCCGCAGTACGCGCCGGGGCACGCCGACCGGCTCGCCGCCGCGCGGACGGCGCTGCGGGCCACGCACCCCACACTGGTTCTCGCCGGCGCCGGCTACGACGGCGTCGGCATTCCGGTCTGCGTCCGCTCCGGCGAGACGGCGGCCGAGGAGATCATCACAGCACTGGGAGGATCGGCGAGATGA
- the msrB gene encoding peptide-methionine (R)-S-oxide reductase MsrB, whose amino-acid sequence MSLDDNELPRTDEEWRVRLTPEEFHVLREHGTERPWTGEYVDTKTQGVYHCRACGLELFSSDTKFDSHCGWPSFDDAIPGRVKEIEDRSLGMARTEIRCARCDSHLGHVFHGEGFTPKDTRHCVNSVSIKLEPQ is encoded by the coding sequence ACCGACGAAGAGTGGCGGGTCCGACTGACCCCCGAGGAGTTCCACGTCCTGCGTGAGCACGGCACCGAACGCCCGTGGACCGGCGAGTACGTGGACACGAAGACCCAGGGGGTCTACCACTGTCGCGCCTGCGGGCTGGAGCTGTTCTCCAGCGACACCAAGTTCGACTCGCACTGCGGCTGGCCGAGCTTCGACGACGCCATCCCGGGCCGGGTCAAGGAAATCGAGGACCGCAGCCTCGGCATGGCCCGTACGGAGATCCGCTGCGCCCGCTGCGACAGTCACCTCGGGCACGTCTTCCACGGCGAGGGCTTCACGCCGAAGGACACCAGGCACTGCGTCAACTCGGTCTCCATCAAGCTGGAACCCCAGTGA
- a CDS encoding lytic polysaccharide monooxygenase auxiliary activity family 9 protein yields the protein MSTLTRSRRVLWLFAIVATTTLLLTTAVTAMRAEPASAHGSVVDPASRNYGCWQRWGSDFQNPRMATEDPMCWQAWQADPAAMWNWNGLYREGVGGNHQAAVPDGQLCSGGRTQSPRYNALDTIGAWKTTAVSNNFRLRFVDQARHGADYIRVYVTKQGFNAASQPLGWGNLELAGQIGNTPASQWSPDPSGVSIQIPVSAQGRTGRHIVYTVWQASHLDQSYYLCSDVDFGGGSTTPPTDPPPTTPPPTTPPPTTPPPAGACTATYQVTGQWSGGFQADVKVTAGGSPTQGWSVSWNYGNGQQVTSSWNATVSTNGTLVTARNTNNNGTLAAGASTTFGFLGSWNGSNPVPLVSCTTTS from the coding sequence ATGTCCACTCTCACCCGATCACGACGCGTGCTCTGGCTGTTCGCCATCGTGGCGACCACCACGCTCCTTCTGACGACCGCAGTGACCGCCATGCGGGCCGAACCCGCCTCGGCGCACGGTTCGGTCGTCGACCCGGCCTCGCGTAACTACGGCTGCTGGCAACGTTGGGGCAGCGACTTCCAGAACCCGCGGATGGCCACCGAGGACCCGATGTGCTGGCAGGCCTGGCAGGCCGACCCCGCCGCCATGTGGAACTGGAACGGCCTGTACCGCGAGGGTGTGGGGGGCAACCACCAGGCTGCCGTTCCCGACGGCCAACTCTGCAGCGGCGGACGCACCCAGAGCCCGCGCTACAACGCGTTGGACACCATCGGCGCCTGGAAGACCACAGCGGTGTCGAACAACTTCCGGCTCCGCTTCGTCGACCAGGCCCGTCACGGCGCCGACTACATCCGGGTGTACGTGACCAAGCAGGGCTTCAACGCAGCCAGCCAACCACTCGGCTGGGGCAACCTGGAGTTGGCGGGCCAGATCGGCAACACCCCCGCCTCCCAGTGGAGCCCGGACCCCAGTGGTGTCTCGATCCAGATCCCGGTGAGCGCGCAAGGCCGCACCGGACGGCACATCGTCTACACCGTCTGGCAGGCCAGCCACCTGGACCAGTCGTACTACCTGTGCAGCGACGTCGACTTCGGCGGCGGGTCGACCACCCCACCCACCGATCCCCCGCCGACGACCCCGCCGCCCACCACTCCCCCGCCGACCACCCCGCCGCCGGCCGGTGCCTGCACGGCGACGTACCAGGTGACCGGTCAGTGGTCCGGCGGCTTCCAGGCCGACGTGAAGGTGACCGCCGGTGGTTCACCCACCCAGGGCTGGTCGGTGAGCTGGAACTACGGCAACGGCCAGCAGGTCACCTCGTCGTGGAACGCGACGGTCAGCACCAACGGCACGCTGGTCACCGCACGTAACACCAACAACAACGGCACCCTCGCCGCCGGCGCGAGCACCACGTTCGGATTCCTCGGCTCGTGGAACGGCAGCAACCCGGTTCCGCTGGTCTCCTGCACGACGACCAGTTGA
- a CDS encoding Prokaryotic metallothionein gives MATCEVCGNDYWMAFEVHTVSGDVHTFDSFECAIQRMAPICEHCQVKIVGHGVEVNGRFFCCAHCARAVEGAVGAEIRDAVGARPA, from the coding sequence GTGGCAACCTGCGAGGTCTGCGGCAACGACTACTGGATGGCGTTCGAGGTGCACACCGTCAGCGGCGACGTGCACACCTTCGACTCGTTCGAGTGCGCGATCCAGCGCATGGCACCGATCTGCGAGCACTGTCAGGTCAAGATCGTCGGGCACGGCGTCGAGGTCAACGGCCGCTTCTTCTGCTGCGCGCACTGCGCCCGTGCCGTGGAGGGCGCGGTCGGAGCCGAGATCCGCGACGCCGTCGGCGCCCGCCCAGCCTGA
- a CDS encoding ribonuclease D, with the protein MTDEPPLRRRPTEELPGNAPQHPPSAQPQPAGEGADPADGGPVPLIAPRDGTPDPVAAPAELAEVVARFAAGTGPVALDAERASGYRYSQRAYLVQLRRAGAGTALIDPLPLPDLSALDAVIGEAEWVLHAASQDLPCLAEVGLRPRRLFDTELAARLAGFERVGLAALTEQLLGFTLEKHHSAADWSSRPLPESWLTYAALDVELLTDLRDALDAELTRQGKSAWAAEEFAALVRTGARPPRVRAEPWRRTSGIHRLRGARAQARVRSMWYARDQIAARRDAAPGRVLPDSAIIAAAELDPKDEKTLLTLPGFGGRSVRRLARTWLAALDDARQLPDDSLPVSPAVEGPPPPHRWAERDPVAAGRLARSREVVIRIAGEHNLPPENLITPDSVRRLAWTPPEEITEESVAETLRGLNAREWQIALLNPDLTEALTPTPTPTPTPLP; encoded by the coding sequence GTGACCGACGAACCACCCCTGCGCCGTCGGCCCACCGAAGAACTTCCGGGAAACGCACCCCAGCACCCGCCGTCGGCCCAGCCGCAGCCGGCGGGCGAGGGGGCCGACCCGGCCGACGGTGGGCCCGTTCCGCTGATCGCCCCGCGTGACGGCACCCCCGATCCGGTGGCCGCCCCGGCCGAGCTCGCCGAGGTCGTGGCCCGCTTCGCGGCGGGCACCGGCCCGGTCGCCCTGGACGCCGAGCGCGCTTCCGGCTACCGCTACAGCCAGCGCGCGTACCTGGTGCAACTGCGCCGGGCCGGTGCGGGCACGGCGCTGATCGACCCGCTGCCCCTGCCCGACCTCAGCGCGCTGGACGCGGTGATCGGCGAGGCCGAGTGGGTCCTCCACGCGGCCAGCCAGGATCTGCCCTGCCTGGCCGAGGTGGGGCTGCGTCCGCGCCGACTGTTCGACACCGAGCTGGCGGCTCGGCTGGCCGGCTTCGAACGCGTCGGGCTGGCCGCGCTCACCGAGCAGCTGCTCGGGTTCACCCTGGAGAAGCACCACTCGGCGGCCGACTGGTCGAGTCGACCGCTGCCCGAGTCGTGGTTGACGTACGCCGCCCTCGACGTGGAGCTGCTCACCGACCTGCGCGACGCGCTGGACGCCGAGTTGACCCGGCAGGGCAAGTCGGCCTGGGCCGCGGAGGAGTTCGCCGCGCTGGTCCGCACCGGCGCCCGCCCGCCCCGGGTCCGCGCGGAGCCGTGGCGGCGCACCTCGGGCATCCACCGGCTGCGGGGGGCTCGGGCCCAGGCCCGGGTCCGCTCGATGTGGTATGCCCGGGACCAGATCGCGGCCCGGCGGGACGCCGCTCCCGGTCGGGTGCTGCCCGACTCGGCGATCATCGCCGCTGCCGAGCTGGACCCGAAGGACGAGAAGACCCTGCTGACCCTGCCCGGTTTCGGTGGTCGGTCGGTCCGTCGGCTGGCCCGCACCTGGCTCGCCGCGCTCGACGACGCCCGGCAACTGCCGGACGATTCCCTGCCGGTCTCGCCGGCCGTGGAGGGTCCGCCCCCGCCGCACCGGTGGGCGGAACGGGACCCGGTGGCGGCTGGTCGGCTGGCCCGCTCCCGGGAGGTCGTGATCCGCATCGCCGGTGAGCACAACCTTCCGCCGGAAAATCTGATCACTCCGGATTCGGTCCGCCGGCTGGCCTGGACCCCACCCGAAGAGATCACCGAGGAGTCGGTAGCGGAGACCCTGCGCGGCCTCAACGCCCGCGAGTGGCAGATCGCCCTCCTCAACCCCGACCTGACCGAAGCCCTAACCCCCACCCCCACCCCCACCCCAACCCCCCTCCCCTAA
- a CDS encoding GNAT family N-acetyltransferase encodes MPQQTTELRTASFADLNARTFHDLLKLRIDVFVVEQNCPYPELDGRDVEPGTRHLWLTDGGAPLAYLRILADPDGVARIGRVVVAPTARGGGHAGRLMTAALEVIGNRPCVLDAQSHLVPLYGRHGFAVSGPEYVEDGIPHTPMRRDVIDV; translated from the coding sequence ATGCCCCAGCAGACCACCGAGCTCCGGACGGCCTCCTTCGCCGACCTGAACGCCCGCACCTTCCACGACCTGCTCAAGCTGCGCATCGACGTGTTCGTGGTGGAGCAGAACTGCCCGTACCCGGAGCTCGACGGGCGCGACGTCGAACCGGGCACCCGGCACCTCTGGCTCACCGACGGCGGCGCGCCGCTGGCGTACCTGCGGATTCTGGCCGACCCGGACGGCGTCGCAAGGATCGGTCGGGTGGTGGTGGCCCCGACGGCGCGCGGCGGTGGGCACGCCGGCCGGCTGATGACGGCGGCGCTGGAGGTGATCGGCAACCGACCCTGCGTGCTGGACGCCCAGTCGCACCTGGTCCCGCTCTACGGCCGGCACGGCTTCGCGGTCAGCGGCCCGGAGTACGTCGAGGACGGCATCCCGCACACCCCGATGCGGCGCGATGTCATTGACGTCTGA
- a CDS encoding isoamylase early set domain-containing protein encodes MIKRNKLFGSQTRVTFCLPRDVPPGPVSVVGSFNGWQPGRHELVARRDGTRTVTVKLPPGEYRFRYLGTGGVWLDDESADQVDDRGSLLRL; translated from the coding sequence GTGATCAAGCGCAACAAGCTCTTCGGCAGCCAGACCCGGGTCACCTTCTGCCTGCCCCGCGATGTCCCGCCCGGCCCGGTGAGTGTCGTCGGCTCCTTCAACGGCTGGCAGCCGGGACGGCACGAGCTGGTGGCCCGCCGCGACGGCACCAGGACGGTGACCGTGAAGTTGCCGCCGGGGGAGTACCGCTTCCGCTACCTCGGCACCGGCGGCGTCTGGTTGGACGACGAGTCGGCCGACCAGGTCGACGACCGGGGCAGCCTGCTCCGGCTCTGA
- a CDS encoding GNAT family N-acetyltransferase, whose amino-acid sequence MIEIRVLTPDDWPTWRELRLAALSEAPGAFGSRLADWQGDGDREQRWRDRLSIPGSHNLVAVLDGSPVGMSSGVPTADPLVMDLISMWVHPDARGKGVGDRLVDEVARCARERGADRLRLTVMPDNTPAKALYERVGFTQTDELGDLLPDGVGHEQVMQRTL is encoded by the coding sequence ATGATCGAGATCAGGGTGCTCACCCCCGATGACTGGCCCACCTGGCGCGAGCTGCGGCTGGCCGCCCTCAGCGAGGCGCCGGGGGCGTTCGGCTCCCGGCTCGCCGACTGGCAGGGCGACGGCGACCGCGAGCAACGCTGGCGCGACCGACTGAGCATCCCCGGCTCACATAACCTGGTAGCCGTCCTGGACGGGAGTCCGGTCGGGATGTCGAGCGGCGTGCCCACGGCGGACCCTCTGGTGATGGACCTGATCTCGATGTGGGTGCACCCCGACGCCCGCGGCAAGGGTGTCGGCGACCGCCTGGTGGACGAGGTGGCGCGCTGCGCCCGCGAGCGCGGCGCCGACCGGCTGCGCCTCACCGTCATGCCGGACAACACGCCCGCAAAGGCCCTCTACGAGCGCGTCGGCTTCACGCAGACCGACGAGCTGGGTGACCTCCTACCCGACGGCGTAGGCCACGAACAGGTAATGCAACGCACCCTCTAA